The following are encoded in a window of Ranitomeya variabilis isolate aRanVar5 chromosome 8, aRanVar5.hap1, whole genome shotgun sequence genomic DNA:
- the LOC143787538 gene encoding protein kinase C theta type-like — protein sequence MEYLSGGDLTAFINSRGPLDVCTTRFLAAEILSGIEFLHSRGIIHRDLKPDNILLDGDGHAKIADFGLAAMNVFGSQKISEFCGTPGYLAPEIYRLQPFNYTVDLFAFGVIVFQMATGYYPFYSGQCLRRLAYSVKCDKPCYPYTMDSQLRNVIERLLCKSPEKRQDVCSNLKGHPFFSPINWEELEAGRSRPPFTMTPIPILETSKQMELDQVMSGIEAQEPPITPEDQQLFCGFSYISNRWKSIESRRNNGNGNIT from the exons ATGGAATATCTGAGTGGTGGCGATTTGACTGCATTTATCAATTCCAGAGGCCCCCTGGATGTCTGCACGACCAG GTTCCTTGCAGCAGAAATCTTGAGTGGAATAGAGTTTCTCCACAGTCGGGGGATTATTCACCG gGATTTAAAACCAGACAACATTCTTCTGGACGGCGATGGACACGCTAAGATTGCTGATTTCGGCCTTGCTGCTATGAATGTATTTGGCTCTCAGAAGATCAGTGAATTTTGCGGCACTCCTGGCTATTTGGCTCCTGAG ATTTATCGTCTACAGCCCTTTAATTACACGGTCGACCTGTTCGCTTTTGGGGTCATAGTCTTCCAAATGGCCACAGGATATTACCCGTTTTACTCTGGTCAGTGTTTACGAAGACTTGCCTATTCAGTGAAATGTGACAAACCTTGCTATCCGTACACCATGGATTCTCAGCTCAGGAACGTCATAGAGAGA CTCTTGTGTAAATCACCAGAGAAGAGGCAGGATGTTTGCAGCAATTTAAAAGGACATCCATTCTTCTCGCCCATAAACTGGGAGGAATTAGAGGCAGGAAGGTCACGTCCACCATTTACAATGACACCT ATCCCAATTTTGGAAACCAGCAAACAAATGGAATTGGACCAAGTGATGTCTGGCATTGAAGCTCAGGAACCACCTATAACCCCGGAGGACCAGCAGCTGTTCTGTGGCTTCTCCTATATCAGCAACAGGTGGAAGAGCATTGAAAGCCGCAGAAATAATGGCAATGGAAATATAACGTAG